GGGGGATAAAGGGCTAGGGGATGGAGCACCAAACTCTACATGGGGCAATGTTGCGGGGTGAGGACGCGCTTCGGGACGATCTTCTTGTCGGCAGTAGGGGCGGGAATAACAGAGCGGCATTTCGAGAGAGTGCTTTTCTAAGAAGGCGCGATCGTTCATCACTGTTTCAGTTAAACCGTCAAACACAATTCGTCCACCGCTCAAAACAATCGTTCGGCGACAGAGATCTAACGCCATATCCAAATCATGAGTGGCAATGAGTTGAGTTAAGGGCAAGTTTTGCAAAAGATAGATAAGCTGCCGCCGACTGCGGGGATCAAGCTGGGCGGTGGGTTCATCTAGCACTAAAACTTGGGGCTGCATGGCAAGCACTCCGGCGATCGCCACCCGTTTCTTTTCACCTCCCGATAAGTTGCTAGCAATGCGCCCTCCAAATTTGTCTGGTTCAAGTCCCACCGCCGCCATTGCGTGCCTTGCCCGATGATTTAGGTCGTGCCCTCGGATGCCCTGGTTCATGACTCCGAAGGTAATATCTTCCCAAACAGTCGGCATAAAAATCTGGTCATCGGGGTTCTGAAACACTAGCCCGACAAAATTGCGGATTGCCTTCAAATATTTAGGTTCTACAGGCATCTCGCCAATGACAATTTCGCCTGTTTGGGGCAGCAGAATGCCGTTTAAATGCTGCAAGAACGTAGACTTACCTGAGCCGTTTGCACCCACGATCGCCACTTTTTCACTGGCAGAAATCGACAGATTAATCTCTTGCAACGCCTGCGTACCATCGGCATAGGCATAGCTGAGGTTCTTAATATCAATGGGGTTGTGATGCATTCACGAATGACCTAAATAAATCGATTGTCCAGAAAGCAGTAGCAGCACAGTGAAAGTGA
The DNA window shown above is from Timaviella obliquedivisa GSE-PSE-MK23-08B and carries:
- a CDS encoding energy-coupling factor ABC transporter ATP-binding protein, coding for MHHNPIDIKNLSYAYADGTQALQEINLSISASEKVAIVGANGSGKSTFLQHLNGILLPQTGEIVIGEMPVEPKYLKAIRNFVGLVFQNPDDQIFMPTVWEDITFGVMNQGIRGHDLNHRARHAMAAVGLEPDKFGGRIASNLSGGEKKRVAIAGVLAMQPQVLVLDEPTAQLDPRSRRQLIYLLQNLPLTQLIATHDLDMALDLCRRTIVLSGGRIVFDGLTETVMNDRAFLEKHSLEMPLCYSRPYCRQEDRPEARPHPATLPHVEFGAPSPSPLSPTEQSKEQKYI